TGGGTGGGCTGGATTGGGAGCGCATGGAGACCTTCAGTTTCCGCGAGGTAGCCGATGTCATCGTGGATAGCTTGCGCCGACAAGGCATACCCGAAGCGGGCAGCGATCTCGAGTGGGCCGCAAGGTGCATCGAATCGATGTGCCTCATGCGCCAGGCGACGCGCAAGTACCGCGCGCCGCGCTCCAAGCTCGACGTTTTTCTTTATGAGTGGCATTACCTGGATCCGGTAATCGCGGAGCAGATCAAGCCGTGGTGCGACTGGAATACGCTGACCGAGGGAAAGCTGACGGTGGTAGCGCCTCCGGAACGCGAAGGGCCAGGGGTGGACATCATGTATCCGCCCTATCTCGAGCAGACGGTCGACCGGGTGAAACAGATCACGCTGGGGTTGGGCAGGCTGCGTGATGTGCGATGCCGAACGGACGTTTTTCGCGGTGATGTAATCGAGGCCAATCGTCCGCGTGCGGGTAGCACACGCTCCCGAATCGGATAGAATCGATTGGCACAATTGGCGTGACAACCACTGGCGTTGGGGCCTTGGTTGGGGGTTGCTTTGGCAACAAGGATGCAAAGGAGAGCCGTTGTGCACGCAAGCATGTTGCAACTTACGCCGACGCAGCGCGATATCTACCTTGAAGGGAAGCACTTCGGGGGCGCTGTCAACAACATCGGCGGTTGCCAGAAATATTTCTGCGCGCTGGACACGGCGCGATTTGCTCGTGCACGCCAGTTGGTGCTGGATGGAAACGATGCCTACAGGTTGCGTTTTCGCGAGGTCACGGGCGGCTGTGAGCCGTTACTTACCGACCGGCTTCCGGGCCCGCTGCCCATACACGACCATTCCGGCAGGAGCGATGCGAGGGAGGTGGCGAGGGAGTGGATTCTCGATCGGTTCCGGACACCGTTCGACGACCTGTCCGGCGACGTCTTCGAAGACGCGCTGATCAAGGTGGCCGAAGGGGAGTACTGGTACTTCGCCAAAGCGCATCACCTCATCATGGATGGCTGGGGCTTCGCGCTGCAGATGCAGCGATGTATCGAGTTCTACGCGCAACTTTCGCAGGGATCGACCCAACGCGTCGCGGCGCCCTCGTTTGTCGATTACATGGGCGCGCAGGCGGCCTACCACGGAAGCGCGTCCTACGCGCAAAGCCGCGACTACTGGCTGGCACAGTACGACACCATCCCGCGGCCATTGTTTGCGTCGAAACCCGCTGCTGGTAATCGGCCACCCGCGCGCAGCAGCCGTACCAGCACGACCATCGCTCCCGCACTCTTTCACGCGCTGGATGAACTGGCGCGCAGGGCAGGGACACCTATCGTGTCCCTGTTCCAGACAGCGCTTTACGTTTACTTTTCCAGGGCGTACGGCTGCGACGATCTGGTGATTTGTTCCCCGGTACACAACCGACGGACGGCCGCCGAGAAATCGATCATCGGTGCCCTGGTGAATGTGAATGCCACGCGCTTCACCGTGCCGGGCAACCCCCACTTCAGTGAGTTGCTGCGCGATGTCGCCCAGTGGCAGCGCAGGAATTACCGTCATGGTCGTTTCCCCATGGGCGACTTGGTGCGAGCCCTGCGCGAGCGACACCCCTCGTGGGAGGGGCAGCTTCACCAGGTTGCCTTCAACTATCAGAAGCTCGATTTCGAACTGGGTGTCGACGGGCATGCGGTTCAAACCGAATACCTCACGCACGACCGTGAACGGACTCCGCTGACCTTCGTGGTATGCGACTACGGCGAGGCGCAGGATATCGCTCTTCACCTGGATTACCGCACCGATTATTTCGACGCGGCGGAGTCCACGGCGATCCTCGATCGGCTGCATGGGCTGTTGGGCCAGCTGGCTTGGGAAGACGATCGCCCAATCGGTACCTACAGGCTCCCGACCGTCGCCGAAGCCGACAAGCTGCTGGGCGACTGGAGCGGCTCGACGTCGCCTCTGCGCCGCGGCGTTCGACTGCACCAGCTCTTCGAGGAACAGGTGGCGCGGACGCCCGATGCCATCGCGGTCGCATGCGGCGACCAGGTGGTGACATATGAGGCGTTGGACGCGCAGGCCTCCCGGGTTGCCCGTCGCCTGGGCGCGCTCGGCGTTGGACCCGAGCGCTTCGTCGGGGTCTGCCACAGCCGCACGCCGCAGATGCTTGCGGCCATTCTGGGCATCCTGAAGTCCGGTGCGGCCTATGTGCCGCTAGACCCGGCATACCCGGCCGCGCGGATCCAGTACATCCTCGGCGACGCCGGAGTCGAGGCGGTGTTGGCCGATGGGCCGGGGCGCCTCGCCTTGCCGGCGGGCACGCCAAATATCATCGGCATGGAAGAGCTTCTTGGTGAACAGCCCGATACGCCACAAGCCTTCCGCGTTCCCGACCATGTCGCGCCTTCCGATGCCAATCTTGCCTATGTGATCTACACCTCGGGCTCGACCGGCAACCCCAAGGGCGTGTTGATCGAACATCGCCAGGCCGCCGCGTTCGTACAGTGGGCGTTGGAGACGTTCAGCAGGGACGACCTTGCAGCGGTGCTGGCCGCCACCTCCGTGTGCTTCGATCTTTCCGTGTTCGAAATGTTCGTGCCGCTCGCCATGGGTGGCCGCGTGGTGCTGGTCGACAACGTGCTGGCCTTACGAGGCAGTGGCATCGCCGATGTCACCCTGGTCAACACGGTTCCGTCCGCGGTGCGGTCGTTGCTGGAGGCATTGGCGATCCCCCGCTCGGTACGTTGCATCAACCTGGCAGGCGAACTGCTGCGGCAAGACCTCGTCGACGCGCTTTACGAACTGCCCGGCGTGGTGGTGAACGATCTGTATGGCCCCTCCGAGGACACCACGTACTCCACGTGGTGCCGTCGCGAAAGGCATGGTCACGAGACCATAGGCCGGCCCATCGCCAATACCCAGGTCTACGTGCTCGACCACCTTGGCGGCCTGCTGCCGCCGGGTCTGCCGGGCGAGCTGCACATTGCCGGGGCTGGCCTCGCACGCGGCTACCTGAACCAGCCTGCGCTGACCGATGAGAAATTCATCGTTCACCCGCTTATCGGCAAGCGCCTGTATCGAACCGGCGACCTCGTTCGGTTCGATACAAGCGGCAACCTGCAATACAGCGGACGCATCGACAACCAGGTGAAGGTTCGCGGATTCCGCGTCGAGCTCGGTGAGATCGAAGCCCAGATCAACCGGCACCCCGGGATCGGCGACTGCGCAGTTGTCGCGCGCGACGACGCCGGTCCGGAAGCCGGCCTCACCATGGTTGGATATCTCGTTGCCAAGGATGGCGAGCCGGCAAGCGACACTGGGGCACGATTGCTCTCGGACGATGTCATCGCCCATTTGTCCGCGGCGCTGCCGGCGTACATGGTTCCTTCCACGTTCGTCGTCCTTCCCGAGCTTCCGCTGACGGCAAACGGAAAGTTCGACCGAAAGGCGCTGCCGGCGCCGGGAAGCATCCCACGGCATGCGCATTCGGTCATCGAGCCACGGAGCGACGTCGAGCGCAGGTTGCAGCGTTTATGGGCCACCCTGTTGCCCACCGACAATCCGGGTATCCAGCATAGCTTCTTCGCCTGCGGGGGCGATTCGCTGCTCCTGATGCGCCTGGCAACCGCCATCGAGAGGGAGTTCGCGGTTGCGCTCGACCTGTCCGAGCTCTTTGCGTGCCCAACGATCGAGATGCAAGCCACGCTCGTCGACCAGAAGACCGCCTTGGGCAGGATTCTCGGCGCCGTACGGTCCACCGAAGACGAATCGCGCTCCAACCAAATCACTCTGTAGCAACGATTTCCCTATAGGCAGGTCGCTTATGCTCATGGCTGAGATTCACCGGAACAGGGCAAAAATCGCACTCATCGGAGCGATCAGTGCACTGGCCGGTGCCGCGAACATCTTGTTGATGGTCCTCATCAACAAGTACATCTCCGTCACTCGCTTCGACGGGGCAGGCGTGGCCATGTTCGCGGTGGTATTGCTGGCGGTGATCGGATTCACGATCGTTTCGCAGGTGCTCCTTTCCCGATTGGGTGCGCAGACATTCCTCAAGCTTCGCGAGCAGTTGGTGCAGGGCATCTCAAACCTGTCTGCCCAGCAAATCGAGGCCATCGGCAACCACCGTCTCTACACCGCACTGACCAAGGACGTGCCGGCGATACACGAGCTGTTTACGATGCTCCCGGGTTATGTCTTCAACGGAACGGTCGTCGTGGCATGCCTGGTCTACCTTGGCATCCTGTCGCTACCGCTCTTTGGCATCTTTCTTGGATTTTTGATCCTGGCCTTGGGCATCGCCAAGTTCTTGATCGCCGACCGGGCAGAAAAGAAGTTCGTCCAGCGCAGGAAGATCGAGGACGACCTGTTTCGCTGTTACGAGGCGGTGATCGACGGCAGCAAGGAACTGAAGTTCAACCACCGCCGTGGCGAAGCGTTCCTGGAGCAGGATCTACGGAAGCACGCGGAGGATTACCGTAAGGCCACCGTGTCCGCCGAAGCCCTGTGGGGCCTGTCCAGCAGTTGGGCGTCCGCCATCGTCTTCATCGCCATCGGCTCGCTGTTGTTTCTTTCGCCGGCCGTCGGGGTGTTCGACCGCACCTACGTCATGAGCTTCATCGTTGTCATCTTTTACATGGTGGGCCCGCTCAATGTCCTGATGAACTCGTTCAGGACCATCTACGGTGCAAGGATCGGCTCGGCAAAACTGGAAGAACTTCAGCTCAGCCTGCCCTTGACGTCCACGGTCGTCGCCCCACACGCAGCCGAACCTTTCCAATCGCTATCGATGCGTGGCGTCGGCTTCACCTACGAAAGTCAGGAGGAGGGCAGGCGCGGGTTCGGTGTCGGTCCGCTGAACCTGGATATTGCGCGCGGGGAGATCGTGTACTTCGTCGGCGGCAACGGCAGTGGCAAAACCACGGCGGCCAAATTGCTGACTGGCCTTTACGCAGCCCAGGAGGGGACGATTCTGGTCAATGGCCAGGAAGCCGTTTCCCAGGATCAGCACTTCCAGTGGTTTTCCTCGGTGTTCCAGGATTACTACCTCTTCGAGACGCTGGTCCCGAAGGATGACAGCCCGCTCCGTGCACACGAGGTATCCGCCCTCGTCGAGCGCCTGGGACTGTCTGAGAAGGTCGGTATCGACAAGGGGCGCATATCGACGACGCGCCTGTCCTACGGACAGCGCAAGCGACTTGCGTTGCTGGTTGCCTACTTCGACAACTCCGACATCTATGTATTCGACGAGTGGGCCGCGGACCAGGATCCCGAGTTCCGCGAGTTCTTTTACAAGGAACTCTTGTTCGACCTGAAGCGCCTCGGCAAGACCGTCGTGGTCGTGAGCCATGACGAGCGATATTTTCATCTGGCCGACAAGGTCGTGAAATTCGCCGGTGGAACGATCGTTTCGGTGACGGCGAGGGACGAGCAGGTGGCGCCCGACTCACATGCCTTGTCCAACGTATGAGCCGGGCATCGATGACAGGGGCATGCGCGCCGTGACGATCCAGCACCTCCTCAAGCAATGCCTCGACGGTGGCATCAGGCTGGCAGAGAGCGACGGCCAGCTGCACGTGCGCTTCGATGGCCAGCCGCCCGCGGCCGCGCTGTTGGAGCAGCTGAAGCTCCACAAGCACGACCTGATTCGACACCTCCGTGCGCAGCAACCGGGGGCGGGCGAGACCATCCGCCGCGTCGGTGCCGATGTGCGCAAGCGGGTGCGTGCTTCTGCCGCACAACGCCGCATGTGGCTGATCGATCGCTTTGAACAGGCACATACGCCCTACAACATGGTGGGGGCATATCGCCTGACGGGCGACCTGGATCTGGATGCCCTTGCGCTGGCGGTCGACGATGTCGTGGCGCGGCACGAGTCGCTGCGAACGTCCTTCGCCGAAGTGGATGGCGAACTGTTTCAGGTCGTCGGTCCGGCCCAGTCTCTCGTGTGGGATCGGGCCGATGTATCGGCCCTGGAAGCGAGCGACCGGGAGCAGGCCGTCCAGGTATGGCTGCGCAGGGAAAATGGACGACGCTTCGACCTGTCCGCCGGACCGGTCATCCACGTTGCGACGCTGCGCGTCGCACGCGACCAGGTGGTCTTCGTCATGACCTTCCACCACATCGCGTGCGACGGCTGGTCCATCGATATCCTCAAGCGCGACATTTCACGCCGGTACGGCGAGGCGGTCGGGGGAGGGCAGGTCGACTGGACGCCTCCGTTGCAGTATGTCGATTATTGTGAATGGGAGCGTTCCCAGCGGAGCGAAGCCAGGACGGCCGACCTCCTGGCATATTGGATGCGCAAGCTGGACGGCCTTCCGCAGCTGCATGGTCTGCCGCTGGATCGGCCGCGGCCGGCCCTTCAGACATACACCGGCAGGCAGGTGCGCCGGCACATCTCGCGGCAGTCGCTCGGCACCATACGTGCTTGCTGCCAGGCGCACGACGCCACGCTTTTCGCGTTCGTGCACATGGCGTTCGCCGCACTGGTGGCCCTCTATTCGGAGGAACGCGACATCGTCATCGGTTTCGCGGTGGCTGGCCGTGCGCACAGGGACGCCGACGAAACGGTGGGACTTTTCGTCAACACGGTGGTCCTGCGCAGCCAGGTGGACGGTGGCACGAGTTTCGACTCGCTGCTCGACCAGAGCAAACGCAACCTTGCCGAGGCCATCTCGCACCAGGATCTGCCTTTCGAGGTGCTTCTGGAGACGCTGAAGCCCACGCGTAGCCGCGCCCATGGCCCGTTACTGCAATTGCTGCTGACCGTGCATGGCGGGGGCCATGAGTTCGCGTTGCCGAACCTGGCGATCGAGCGCCTGGAAAACCCCGAGCAACCCGTCAAGTTCGATCTCCAGCTCGATGTCGAGGAGCGAGAGGACGGGTTGCAGGTAACCTGGCACTTCAATGCGGATCTGTTCGACCCACGCTCGATCGAGCGTATGGCCGATGGATTCAATGCACTGGCCGACATCGCGGCCAGCGACGGGGCGGCGACACCGCATTCCGTTTCCGGACCCACGACGCCGATGCGTGGCCTTGCCAGCTCGACGCCGGCGCGCCGGCTCGAGGCTGTGTTCGAAGAGCACGCACGCGCGTACCCGGATCGGCCCGCGGTGGTCTTCCGCGGCGAGCAACTGAGCTACCGCGAACTGGACGAACAGGCCCATAGGCTGGCCTGGCGGTTGCGTAGCCTCGGCGTGGGCCGCGGCGACTTCGTCGGCTTGTGCACCGATCGCTCGGTGGCATTGGTCGTAGGCATCATGGGCACGCTGAAGGCCGGTGCCGCCTACGTGCCGCTGGACATGTCCCTGCCCGCGCAGCGACTTGCTGCGATGATTTCCGATTGCGCAGCCCCCGTGCTGCTGGGACAGCGGCAGCACGAGGCGTTGCTTGCCGTATTCAACCGTCCGGTGCTGTTCCTTGACGACGAGCCGGTTGACGGCCCGTCGAACACCCTGGACCGTCCGGACACGGAAACCTCGGACGCGGCCTATCTCATCTACACGTCGGGAACCACGGGTATACCCAAGGGCGTGGCCGTGTCGCACGCGAGCGCCCATAACCTCCTGGCGCATTTCGCCAACCTGGTGCCCATGCCACCGCCGTGGAACGGCTCGCTATGGAGCAGTGCCAGCTTCGATGTTTCCGTTTACGAGATATTTTCACCGCTATGTGCCGGTGGATGCCTGCACATCGTTCCGGAAACACATCGCCTGGATCCCGACCGCCTGTTAGCATGGATGGCAGAGCACGAGATCCACAGCGCCTATGTGTACGCAGGCCACCTCGACCACTTTGGCGATCATCTGTCCCGCACCGGTAACCGCCCCGTTGCGCTACGCAGGATGCTTGTGGGCGTCGAACCGATATCGAGCGGTCAGCTCGACGCCATCGCCACCCATGTGCCCGGTTTGCGCATCATCAACGGATACGGCCCGACGGAAGCCACCGTTTGTTGCACGACCCTGCTGTTCCAGCCGGCGACGCTGCTGCCGGCGACCCGCGTCCCCATCGGGCAGCCGGTCGCGCGAGCGGAACTGTATGTGATGAATGCCGGCGGTACACCGGCGCTCCCCGGCGCCCTGGGTGAACTGTTCGTAGGCGGCATCGGCCTGGCCATCGGGTACCTGAACCAGCCGGACATGACTCGCGACCGATTCGCGGACGTGCGAGTCGGCGGCACGACACAGCGGTTCTACCGCACGGGCGACGTGGTGCGCCACCTGCCGTCGGGCGACCTGGAATTCATTGGCCGGGCCGACGCACAGGTGAAGATCCGTGGATTCAGGGTGGAGCTCGGTGAGATCGAAGTGCGCCTGTGCGCACAGGAGGGCGTCCGAGACGCGGCGGTGATTACCGTTGGCGAAGGTATCGACAGGAAGATCGCCGCGTTCGTCGTACCCAAGACATCGGCGGCCATCGCATCGGGCGCCGATGCCCACGCGCTGGAGCAGAGCATCAGGGCAGGCCTCAAGGCATTCCTCCCCGACTACATGGTGCCTGCGTATATCGTGCCGCTCGACGCGCTGCCTATGACCGCCAATGGCAAGGTGGACCGCGCAAGACTACCGGTGCCTTCGCTTTCGGTGGCGAATGCCGGGGCCGCCCGGGTAGCGCCCCGATCCGAGAGCGAAAAGCGCCTGCTCGCTATCTGGCAGGACGTCCTGGGCCAGCAGGATATGGGCGTTACCGACGACTTCTTTGCCCTGGGCGGCCATTCCCTGCACATCGCGCGCATGACAAACCGCATGCGGCAGCAGTTCCAGCTGGCTGAATCGGATATCCCGCTGGAGACCGTGTTCGAGAACCCGACAGTGGAGAGCCTGGCAGTTGCCGTGGAAGCCGTTTTGCGCCGTAACCGCGCGAGGTCGAAAGAGCAATACCTGGCCTCGTTGGGGGACAGTGTCGAGATCATCGACTTCCTCGTTGCAGAGCAAGCCGCACCGGCGGCACCTCGGCCAGCGGCTCTGGCACCGCTGACGGCCGTGGCAGACAGGGCGAGCGCACCGATGTCCGGGGCGCAGCAACGTGTCTGGTTTGCCCAACAGCAATCCGACGACGGTAACCACTTCAATATCCAGGGTTGCTTTACGTTCGATGGGACCCTCGATCTTGCCAGCTTCGAGCGCGCCATCGGCGTGCTGCTACAGCGGCATGAGGTGCTGCGCACCACGTTTGCAGAGCGCGGCGGCAGCATGGAGCGGCACATTCAACCCCCAGGAGCGATTCCCTTCTCGCTGATCGATCTGTCGCCCCTTTCCTGGATGGGACAGGTGGACGAGGTTCGCGCGCTGATCGCCGCCGACCTCAAGAAGCGGTTCGATCTTGCACGGGACGTGCTGTTGCGCGTGATGCTGCTGCGCCTCTCGCCCGAGCGACACGTGGCCGTGTTCAACGTGCACCACATCGCATCGGATGGCTGGACCGTGGGATTGCTTGTCAAGGAATTCTGCGCGGCCTATGCGGCATACGCTGCCGGGGAGTCCGTCGACACCATGCCTGCTTCGTTGCAGTACGCCGATTTCGCGCACTGGCAGCATGCACAGTTGCAAGGCGGCGCTCTCGATGCCGGCATGTCGTTCTGGCGATCGACGCTCGCGGGCGTGCCAAACGTCCATGGGCTTCCCCTCGACAAGCCACGGCCGGCGAAGCAGACCTTTCGCGGCGAACTTCACCGCACCCTTGTCGGAAGCTTGCTCGGGGAGAGGATCCGCCAGTACTGCCACGAGCGCAGGGTCACGCTTTTCATGTTCCTGGAAACCGCGCTGGCCGTGTTGCTTAGCCTGTATGGCGACGAGAACGACATCGTCGTCGGCACGCCCGTTGCCGGTCGCATGCTTCCGGAAACGGAACAGATGGTGGGCCTGTTCATCAATACGGTGGTGCTGCGTTGCCGGGTGGATCCCGCACAAGGTTTCGATGCGCTCTTGCAAGAGAACAAGAGGCATATTCTTGCCGCGCTTGCTAACCAGCACGTCCCGTTCGAGCGCGTCGCCGAAGACGTGGGCCATCGACGCAGCCTGAGCCACAGCCCCGTCTTCCAGCTTTGGTTCGTTCTGCAGAACAACGACGATATCCAGTTCGACCTGCCGGGTTGCGCGGTCGGCGAATACAAGGATCTGCCGCCGCCGGCGGCAAAATACGAGCTCAATGTGTATGCCAGGGAGGTGGCGGGAGCCATCGAACTGGATTGGGTGTTCAACGACGACCTTTTCGACGAGCCCTCGATCCGGTATGTGGCCGGCGAGTTCGTTCGGCTCCTGCAGTCCCTCGTCGACGCGCCGGAGGCGGCATGCCACGCGCACGCGGTTTTCGACGGTTCGGCGAACGCCCCGGCGTCCGAGCCGCTTCCTGCATTCGTCCAGGCGTTGGTCGCCACCGATAGTTCGCTGCTGCAGCACATCGGCACGTCGGTTGCCACGCATGAGGGCCGGCCGGCCGTCGTTACCGAGGGCACCACCCATACCTACAGCGAACTGGACCGGCTCAGCGAGGGATATGCCGCCGCCATCGCCGCGACGGCCAGTTCCGGACGGGTCGGCCTACTCATGGAGCGTGGCGCGAACGCCGGGGCCGCGATGCTGGCCGCCTTGAAGCTGGGCCGTACGTATGTGCCGCTGGATACGGGCTATCCGCACGCCCGCCTCAGCTACATGGTCCAGCATTCCGAATGCGACGTTATCGTTTGCGACCCGGCCCATCGGGACCTCGCCGCGGCCTTGTCCAGCCACGCTCAGATCGTCGACGCACCCGCGGCAGCCCTGTCCCACGTCACGACGGCCGCCGGGCAGCTTCCGCGCGCTCCGGCCTACATCCTCTACACCTCGGGTTCGACAGGGCACCCCAAAGGCGTCTCTCAATCCCACAAGGGTCTCGGGTATCACGCCGGAAGCTATGCGCATGCGCTGGGGCTTACCCACGAGGACACGCTGCTCCAGCTCGCCTCGTACAATTTCGACGCGTCGGTTCTCGATACTTACGGAGCGCTTCTCGCAGGTGCCGCGGTGCACCTGGCCGACGCCAAGGCGATGTCGAGGGATTCGCTGCTTCGACTGATCGGCGAGCGCGGCATCACGGTCTATCACTCCACACCCACGGTCTTCAAGTTCGTCTTCTCGGACGCATCGCCCGGATCGCTGGCAGCGATTCGCGCCGTCGTGCTCGGCGGGGAGCCCATCGATGCCCTGACGGTTCAGCTCTTCCACAAGGCATTCGGTGCCGGTTGCCGCCTGATCGGCCTCTATGGCGCTACCGAATCGTCCTTGACCACGTTGGGAGAAATCACCCGGGAGCAAATCGTCGCCAGGAGGCGCCCCGGCATGGGTCAACCCATCCCGGGAACACATGTGCGCGTTCAACGAGACGACGGCTCGTTGGCACGCGTTTTCGAACCGGGCCAGATCGTCATTCGCAGCGACCATCTCGCCGAGGGCTACTGGCGGGCACCAAAGGCGACGGCGGAGAAGTTCCTGCCCGTACACGAACACGGGGCGGCGCGGCACTATCTGACAGGTGACGCCGGCTACATGAAACCGGATGGCGAGATCTGCTTCATGGGTCGTCTCGACTTCCAGGTTAAGTTGAACGGTATCCGGATCGAACTGGGCGAGATCGAAAGCGTCCTGCTGCAACGGGACGACATCGAGCATGCCGCGGCGGTGGTGAGCCCTGGCGAGAACGCCACCGACGCCGCGCTGGTCGCGTGCGTCGTGAGCGGCCCAGGATCGGCTGCGCAAGACCCTGCGACCAGGATCGAACGCGAACGGTCGGCCGCGGCTCAGTTGCGTGCACACCTCAAGCAGTGGTTGCCCGATTACATGGTGCCCGGCCGCATCGTGTTCATGGACCGACTGCCCCAGACACCCAGTGGAAAGATCGACAGACGCATTCTGGCGCAAACGCTGCCGCCTGAGATCCACGCGGAGCCCATGGCTCCGAGGAACCCACTGGAGGAAGGACTGGTCGAGCTATGGCGGCAGGTGCTCGATGCCCATGCCGTGGGCGTTCAGGACGATTTTTTCCTGCTGGGCGGGCATTCACTCAAGGCCATGCGTCTGCTGGCTTCGATGGAGCGCACGTATGGCACGGCCCTGTCCAT
This DNA window, taken from Luteibacter sp. 9135, encodes the following:
- a CDS encoding non-ribosomal peptide synthetase, which encodes MTIQHLLKQCLDGGIRLAESDGQLHVRFDGQPPAAALLEQLKLHKHDLIRHLRAQQPGAGETIRRVGADVRKRVRASAAQRRMWLIDRFEQAHTPYNMVGAYRLTGDLDLDALALAVDDVVARHESLRTSFAEVDGELFQVVGPAQSLVWDRADVSALEASDREQAVQVWLRRENGRRFDLSAGPVIHVATLRVARDQVVFVMTFHHIACDGWSIDILKRDISRRYGEAVGGGQVDWTPPLQYVDYCEWERSQRSEARTADLLAYWMRKLDGLPQLHGLPLDRPRPALQTYTGRQVRRHISRQSLGTIRACCQAHDATLFAFVHMAFAALVALYSEERDIVIGFAVAGRAHRDADETVGLFVNTVVLRSQVDGGTSFDSLLDQSKRNLAEAISHQDLPFEVLLETLKPTRSRAHGPLLQLLLTVHGGGHEFALPNLAIERLENPEQPVKFDLQLDVEEREDGLQVTWHFNADLFDPRSIERMADGFNALADIAASDGAATPHSVSGPTTPMRGLASSTPARRLEAVFEEHARAYPDRPAVVFRGEQLSYRELDEQAHRLAWRLRSLGVGRGDFVGLCTDRSVALVVGIMGTLKAGAAYVPLDMSLPAQRLAAMISDCAAPVLLGQRQHEALLAVFNRPVLFLDDEPVDGPSNTLDRPDTETSDAAYLIYTSGTTGIPKGVAVSHASAHNLLAHFANLVPMPPPWNGSLWSSASFDVSVYEIFSPLCAGGCLHIVPETHRLDPDRLLAWMAEHEIHSAYVYAGHLDHFGDHLSRTGNRPVALRRMLVGVEPISSGQLDAIATHVPGLRIINGYGPTEATVCCTTLLFQPATLLPATRVPIGQPVARAELYVMNAGGTPALPGALGELFVGGIGLAIGYLNQPDMTRDRFADVRVGGTTQRFYRTGDVVRHLPSGDLEFIGRADAQVKIRGFRVELGEIEVRLCAQEGVRDAAVITVGEGIDRKIAAFVVPKTSAAIASGADAHALEQSIRAGLKAFLPDYMVPAYIVPLDALPMTANGKVDRARLPVPSLSVANAGAARVAPRSESEKRLLAIWQDVLGQQDMGVTDDFFALGGHSLHIARMTNRMRQQFQLAESDIPLETVFENPTVESLAVAVEAVLRRNRARSKEQYLASLGDSVEIIDFLVAEQAAPAAPRPAALAPLTAVADRASAPMSGAQQRVWFAQQQSDDGNHFNIQGCFTFDGTLDLASFERAIGVLLQRHEVLRTTFAERGGSMERHIQPPGAIPFSLIDLSPLSWMGQVDEVRALIAADLKKRFDLARDVLLRVMLLRLSPERHVAVFNVHHIASDGWTVGLLVKEFCAAYAAYAAGESVDTMPASLQYADFAHWQHAQLQGGALDAGMSFWRSTLAGVPNVHGLPLDKPRPAKQTFRGELHRTLVGSLLGERIRQYCHERRVTLFMFLETALAVLLSLYGDENDIVVGTPVAGRMLPETEQMVGLFINTVVLRCRVDPAQGFDALLQENKRHILAALANQHVPFERVAEDVGHRRSLSHSPVFQLWFVLQNNDDIQFDLPGCAVGEYKDLPPPAAKYELNVYAREVAGAIELDWVFNDDLFDEPSIRYVAGEFVRLLQSLVDAPEAACHAHAVFDGSANAPASEPLPAFVQALVATDSSLLQHIGTSVATHEGRPAVVTEGTTHTYSELDRLSEGYAAAIAATASSGRVGLLMERGANAGAAMLAALKLGRTYVPLDTGYPHARLSYMVQHSECDVIVCDPAHRDLAAALSSHAQIVDAPAAALSHVTTAAGQLPRAPAYILYTSGSTGHPKGVSQSHKGLGYHAGSYAHALGLTHEDTLLQLASYNFDASVLDTYGALLAGAAVHLADAKAMSRDSLLRLIGERGITVYHSTPTVFKFVFSDASPGSLAAIRAVVLGGEPIDALTVQLFHKAFGAGCRLIGLYGATESSLTTLGEITREQIVARRRPGMGQPIPGTHVRVQRDDGSLARVFEPGQIVIRSDHLAEGYWRAPKATAEKFLPVHEHGAARHYLTGDAGYMKPDGEICFMGRLDFQVKLNGIRIELGEIESVLLQRDDIEHAAAVVSPGENATDAALVACVVSGPGSAAQDPATRIERERSAAAQLRAHLKQWLPDYMVPGRIVFMDRLPQTPSGKIDRRILAQTLPPEIHAEPMAPRNPLEEGLVELWRQVLDAHAVGVQDDFFLLGGHSLKAMRLLASMERTYGTALSMKEFFDAPTVEACAAWIRLHGTTAVAPPLGMPSMEQALRDLESTDEEVEEGLI